One Streptomyces sp. NBC_01237 genomic region harbors:
- a CDS encoding urease accessory protein UreF — MGALARLLLADGRLPVGAYTYSAGLEPAVAAGLTRDRLPALLRARLHTTAVTEAAAAVLALRAAGQDPVDYGPVQHALAARTPVAPLRAASATLGRGVHRLARRLAPDHPAVTALSTVRPRPLRPVTLGALGAVMKVSEDELAQAVVYDELQTITSAALKLLPGDPLDAVAWILAAEPDAAAAVAAALAVRTPGELPAPTALLTEQWALEHDRRERRLFLA; from the coding sequence ATGGGTGCGCTCGCCCGGCTCCTGCTGGCCGACGGACGGCTCCCGGTCGGCGCGTACACCTACAGCGCGGGCCTCGAACCGGCCGTCGCCGCGGGACTCACCCGCGACCGCCTCCCCGCACTGCTGCGGGCCCGGCTGCACACCACCGCGGTCACCGAGGCGGCCGCCGCCGTCCTCGCCCTGCGCGCCGCCGGGCAGGACCCGGTGGACTACGGGCCCGTACAGCACGCGCTCGCGGCCCGCACCCCGGTGGCACCGCTGCGCGCGGCGTCCGCCACGCTCGGCCGGGGCGTGCACCGACTCGCGCGGCGGCTGGCCCCGGACCACCCGGCGGTCACCGCCCTGTCCACGGTCCGGCCACGCCCGCTGCGGCCCGTCACGCTCGGCGCGCTGGGCGCCGTCATGAAGGTGTCCGAGGACGAACTGGCCCAGGCGGTCGTCTACGACGAACTCCAGACCATCACCTCGGCCGCCCTCAAACTGCTGCCCGGCGACCCGCTCGACGCGGTCGCCTGGATCCTCGCCGCGGAGCCGGACGCCGCCGCCGCGGTGGCCGCCGCCCTCGCCGTACGGACCCCGGGTGAACTGCCCGCCCCCACGGCCCTGCTCACCGAACAGTGGGCACTCGAACACGACCGACGCGAACGGAGACTCTTCCTTGCCTGA
- the ureG gene encoding urease accessory protein UreG: MPDNHAHAHAPTHAPTGDHDDRPNPHFHEPLNQPRALRLGVAGPVGTGKSSILATLCRELAGELSMAVVTNDIYTDEDARFLRSAGVLPTERIRAVETGACPHTAIRDDVSANLDAVEDLEEAYGPLDLVLVESGGDNLTATFSPALADAQLFCIDVAGGGDVARKGGPGITGADLLIINKTDLAPYVEVDVAAMVADAEAARDGLPVLALSKKDPVSVAELADWVRALLARHRSGTHIPTDPGPMAPHSHAHP, encoded by the coding sequence TTGCCTGACAACCACGCCCACGCCCACGCGCCGACCCACGCCCCCACCGGCGACCACGACGACCGGCCCAACCCCCACTTCCACGAGCCCCTGAACCAGCCCCGCGCCCTGCGGCTCGGCGTGGCCGGTCCGGTCGGCACCGGCAAGAGCTCCATCCTGGCCACGCTCTGCCGCGAACTCGCCGGGGAACTGTCCATGGCCGTCGTCACCAACGACATCTACACCGACGAGGACGCCCGCTTCCTCCGCTCGGCGGGCGTCCTGCCCACCGAACGTATCCGCGCCGTCGAGACCGGGGCGTGCCCGCACACCGCGATCCGCGACGACGTCAGCGCCAACCTCGACGCCGTCGAGGACCTGGAGGAGGCGTACGGGCCGCTCGACCTGGTCCTCGTGGAGAGCGGCGGCGACAACCTGACGGCCACCTTCAGCCCCGCCCTGGCCGACGCGCAGCTCTTCTGCATCGATGTCGCGGGCGGCGGCGACGTGGCCCGCAAGGGCGGCCCCGGAATCACCGGCGCGGACCTCCTGATCATCAACAAGACCGACCTCGCCCCCTACGTGGAGGTCGACGTCGCCGCCATGGTCGCCGACGCCGAGGCGGCCCGCGACGGCCTCCCGGTGCTGGCCCTGTCCAAGAAGGACCCGGTGTCGGTCGCCGAACTGGCCGACTGGGTACGCGCGTTGCTCGCCCGGCACCGCTCGGGCACCCACATCCCCACCGACCCGGGCCCGATGGCACCGCACAGCCACGCCCACCCGTGA
- a CDS encoding urease accessory protein UreD: MSHRTGGAAEPTVLTVERDGTGRHLARDLTPGAFLAPRPLLPDPEALHIALVGTRAGLLAGDDLALHITVGPGARLRLVEPSGLVAYDHRGGTSTWRARIEIAEGGELHWDARPFVISGGADVERSMDVTLAAGARMLWRETLVLGRTGERGGSLRARTHATYDGRELLVEDLDLRDAEIRELPGLLGPNRVIGSVTALGAVPGAPPHPYRTDLAGPGAQVRLVDTVAPAVEAGLTAVWEAWRAAPPGDA; encoded by the coding sequence GTGAGTCACCGGACGGGGGGCGCCGCCGAGCCGACCGTGCTCACCGTCGAGCGCGACGGCACGGGCCGCCACCTCGCCCGGGACCTCACGCCCGGCGCCTTCCTGGCCCCCCGCCCGCTCCTCCCGGACCCGGAAGCCCTGCACATCGCCCTCGTCGGCACCCGGGCCGGCCTCCTGGCGGGCGACGACCTCGCGCTGCACATCACGGTCGGCCCCGGGGCCAGGCTGCGCCTCGTCGAACCGTCCGGCCTCGTCGCGTACGACCACCGCGGCGGCACATCGACGTGGCGGGCCCGGATCGAGATCGCGGAGGGCGGCGAACTGCACTGGGACGCCCGGCCGTTCGTGATCTCGGGCGGGGCGGACGTGGAGCGCTCCATGGACGTGACCCTGGCCGCCGGTGCCCGGATGCTGTGGCGCGAGACCCTGGTGCTGGGCCGCACCGGCGAACGCGGCGGAAGCCTGCGGGCGCGGACCCACGCCACGTACGACGGCCGGGAACTGCTGGTCGAGGACCTGGATCTGCGGGACGCGGAGATCCGCGAACTGCCCGGTCTCCTCGGCCCGAACCGCGTCATCGGCTCCGTCACCGCCCTCGGCGCCGTCCCCGGGGCGCCGCCGCACCCCTACCGCACCGACCTGGCGGGCCCCGGAGCGCAGGTGCGGCTGGTGGACACGGTGGCCCCGGCGGTGGAGGCCGGGCTGACGGCGGTCTGGGAGGCATGGCGGGCCGCACCGCCCGGGGACGCGTGA
- a CDS encoding MFS transporter has protein sequence MSSSPPSYAGVLRTHHAPSAFGAALLGRLSYGMVPLALLLAVKDTTGSYSVAGLVMALFGAASVLLSPARAALIDRYGPRRALPWMAGAYASVLIVLAQATWQPGASGLRLGALALAAGLCTPPLGPVMRTVWSSLVPDRELLRRAYSLDAVAEELLLVGGPLLVGLLVEFATPAAGVAISAGLVLTGTLALAYCPAVRDIGARPPGPGAPAVPGEGRTLLSRVGGLRHAVLMMGGVGLCLGALDLLVVAFTEQRHQGSAVAWVLAALSAGSAVGGLVHGAVPWRLSNRVRLGVFSGALGTALIAAGLSPSVPVLVGMVAVAGLFVAPALTTAYLLADESVGNDSRTRAGAWVNTALNAGISAGTAGAGLLVGRLPLAVCFTLSAVPVLIGATVLARRTQARRPVEVTG, from the coding sequence ATGTCATCCTCTCCCCCTTCCTACGCCGGTGTCCTGCGCACCCACCACGCACCGAGCGCCTTCGGTGCGGCGCTGCTGGGGCGGCTCAGTTACGGAATGGTGCCCCTCGCGCTGCTGCTGGCGGTCAAGGACACCACCGGCTCCTATTCCGTCGCGGGGCTCGTGATGGCCCTGTTCGGCGCCGCGAGCGTGCTGCTCTCGCCCGCCCGTGCCGCGCTCATCGACCGCTACGGTCCGCGCAGGGCGCTGCCCTGGATGGCCGGCGCGTACGCGTCGGTGCTGATCGTGCTGGCCCAGGCCACCTGGCAGCCCGGTGCGTCCGGGCTGCGGCTGGGGGCGCTGGCGCTGGCCGCCGGGCTCTGCACGCCGCCGCTCGGGCCCGTCATGCGCACCGTGTGGAGCAGCCTCGTACCGGATCGCGAACTGCTGCGCCGTGCCTACAGTCTGGACGCCGTGGCGGAGGAACTGCTGCTGGTCGGCGGGCCGTTGCTGGTCGGGCTGCTGGTCGAGTTCGCCACGCCCGCGGCGGGCGTGGCCATCAGCGCCGGGCTGGTGCTGACCGGAACGCTCGCGCTGGCGTACTGTCCGGCCGTCCGGGACATCGGCGCACGCCCGCCCGGACCCGGTGCGCCCGCCGTGCCCGGCGAAGGCCGGACGCTCCTGAGCCGCGTGGGCGGGCTGCGGCACGCCGTGCTGATGATGGGCGGGGTGGGGCTGTGCCTCGGCGCGCTGGATCTGCTCGTGGTGGCCTTCACCGAACAGCGCCACCAGGGCTCGGCGGTGGCATGGGTGCTGGCCGCTCTCTCGGCGGGCAGCGCGGTCGGCGGCCTCGTCCACGGCGCCGTCCCGTGGCGCCTGTCCAACCGGGTGCGGCTGGGGGTGTTCAGCGGTGCGCTGGGGACGGCGCTGATCGCCGCGGGGCTCTCGCCGAGCGTTCCGGTGCTGGTGGGGATGGTCGCGGTGGCCGGGCTGTTCGTGGCCCCGGCCCTGACCACCGCCTATCTGCTCGCGGACGAGTCCGTCGGGAACGACAGCCGGACCCGGGCCGGCGCCTGGGTCAACACCGCGCTCAACGCGGGGATCTCGGCGGGCACGGCCGGGGCGGGGCTGCTGGTGGGCCGCCTGCCCCTGGCCGTGTGCTTCACCCTCTCGGCGGTCCCCGTCCTGATCGGTGCGACGGTTCTCGCCCGCCGGACTCAGGCCCGCAGGCCGGTGGAGGTGACCGGGTAG
- a CDS encoding zinc-binding dehydrogenase: MKTRAVVLRGTSTSRPYSHSRPVEVEELTLGAPREGEVLVRIAAASLCHSDLSVVNGDRVRPLPMALGHEAVGVVQETGPGVHRFSPGDHVALVFVPSCGFCEDCAAGRPALCARAAAANGSGGLLHGPPLLTDSSGQPVHHQLGVSAFSEHAVLAQESLVPIPDDIPFAVASMFGCAVLTGAGAVINTAALRPGQSALVYGLGGVGLSAVLGARAAGAYPVIAVDPVQEKRELALRLGATHAYAPEEATAAVRELTGGGAELAVEAVGSPKVMADALAAVARGGRVVSVGLPAPDRVLEVPALAFAGEGKSLLGSYMGDAVPRRDIPRFLDLWRAGLMPVERMHTGTLPLTDINDAMEELASGRAIRQVIDTSGLLAG, translated from the coding sequence ATGAAGACCCGTGCGGTGGTGCTGCGCGGGACGTCGACGTCCCGCCCCTACTCCCACAGCCGCCCGGTCGAGGTGGAGGAGCTGACCCTCGGCGCTCCGCGCGAGGGCGAGGTGCTGGTCCGGATCGCGGCCGCGTCGCTGTGCCACTCGGACCTCTCCGTGGTCAACGGCGACCGGGTCCGCCCGCTGCCGATGGCGCTGGGCCACGAGGCGGTGGGGGTGGTCCAGGAGACCGGTCCCGGTGTGCACCGCTTCTCCCCCGGTGACCATGTGGCGCTGGTCTTCGTCCCGAGCTGCGGCTTCTGCGAGGACTGTGCGGCGGGCCGCCCGGCGCTGTGCGCGCGGGCCGCCGCCGCGAACGGATCGGGTGGCCTGCTGCACGGTCCCCCGCTCCTCACGGACTCCTCCGGACAGCCGGTCCATCACCAGCTGGGCGTCTCCGCGTTCTCCGAGCACGCGGTACTGGCCCAGGAGTCGCTGGTGCCGATCCCCGACGACATACCGTTCGCCGTGGCCTCGATGTTCGGCTGCGCGGTCCTGACCGGGGCGGGCGCGGTCATCAACACGGCCGCCCTGCGCCCCGGCCAGTCCGCCCTGGTGTACGGGCTCGGCGGTGTCGGTCTCTCGGCGGTGCTGGGCGCCCGCGCGGCCGGAGCGTACCCGGTCATCGCGGTCGACCCGGTCCAGGAGAAGCGCGAGCTGGCCCTGCGCCTCGGCGCGACCCATGCGTACGCCCCCGAGGAGGCGACGGCCGCCGTTCGTGAACTGACCGGCGGTGGCGCCGAGTTGGCGGTGGAGGCGGTGGGCAGCCCGAAGGTGATGGCCGACGCACTGGCGGCCGTCGCCCGCGGCGGCAGGGTCGTCTCGGTGGGCCTCCCGGCCCCGGACCGCGTCCTGGAGGTCCCGGCCCTGGCCTTCGCGGGCGAGGGCAAGTCGCTGCTCGGCTCGTACATGGGCGACGCGGTCCCCCGCCGGGACATCCCGCGGTTCCTGGACCTGTGGCGGGCGGGCCTGATGCCGGTGGAGCGGATGCACACGGGCACGCTGCCGCTGACGGACATCAACGACGCGATGGAGGAGCTGGCTTCGGGCCGGGCGATCCGCCAGGTGATCGACACCTCGGGCCTGCTGGCCGGCTGA
- a CDS encoding putative quinol monooxygenase, producing MSYVVVARYRTRSGEENTVLTLLDSMAAASREEPGNLGYRVHQGIEDPRAIVLYEEYATEADFTAHCATPHFREIVLARVLPLLESRDVLRCAPRGEVGA from the coding sequence GTGAGTTACGTAGTCGTCGCCCGATACCGCACCAGGTCCGGCGAGGAGAACACCGTCCTGACCCTGCTCGACTCGATGGCCGCCGCCTCCCGCGAGGAACCCGGCAACCTCGGTTACCGGGTCCACCAGGGCATCGAGGACCCCCGCGCGATCGTGCTCTACGAGGAGTACGCCACCGAGGCCGACTTCACCGCGCACTGCGCGACCCCGCACTTCCGGGAGATCGTGCTCGCCAGGGTGCTCCCGCTGCTGGAGAGCCGCGACGTGCTGCGCTGCGCGCCGCGCGGGGAGGTGGGGGCATGA
- a CDS encoding glycerol-3-phosphate responsive antiterminator, giving the protein MTPSPSRFSAPLDPRLVSAFAEVPVIASVVGTQPLRQFLTAPARVCILASFAVGQLPQVVPALGRAGKTVFVNVDSSPGLAQDRGALEFIKNMGAHGVVSTRLSLIEKGRPLGLLTMMKVFVTDRSNLRRSTDAISRGAPDLVEIMPAPIIGRMTAQAQRAMSPSVAAGFVETPADVALALALGSAAAATSDPRLWHLRRDQLPPVPPSALKRPAAPQE; this is encoded by the coding sequence ATGACCCCCTCCCCGTCCCGGTTCAGCGCACCGCTCGACCCCCGGCTCGTCTCGGCCTTCGCCGAGGTGCCGGTGATCGCGTCGGTCGTCGGCACCCAGCCGCTGCGGCAGTTCCTGACCGCGCCGGCCAGGGTGTGCATCCTCGCGTCGTTCGCGGTGGGGCAGCTGCCCCAGGTCGTGCCGGCGCTGGGCCGGGCGGGGAAGACCGTGTTCGTGAACGTGGACAGCAGCCCCGGACTGGCGCAGGACCGGGGCGCGCTGGAGTTCATCAAGAACATGGGGGCGCACGGAGTGGTGAGCACCCGGCTCTCGCTGATCGAGAAGGGCCGCCCGCTCGGCCTGCTGACCATGATGAAGGTGTTCGTCACCGACCGGTCCAACCTGCGCCGTTCCACGGACGCGATCTCCCGCGGAGCGCCGGACCTGGTCGAGATCATGCCCGCCCCGATCATCGGCCGGATGACCGCGCAGGCACAGCGCGCGATGTCCCCGTCGGTCGCCGCGGGCTTCGTGGAAACCCCCGCGGACGTGGCGCTCGCCCTGGCCCTCGGGTCGGCCGCGGCCGCCACGTCCGACCCCCGCCTCTGGCATCTGCGCCGGGACCAGCTGCCGCCGGTCCCGCCGTCCGCCCTCAAGAGGCCCGCCGCACCACAGGAGTAG